One part of the Augochlora pura isolate Apur16 chromosome 3, APUR_v2.2.1, whole genome shotgun sequence genome encodes these proteins:
- the Secs gene encoding sec synthetase, producing MNNQAFSLAEKLIPSLYVQQGLNAKKARENLIRQFIEHQNWPEEGWDDTTIEAFLSDLSQMDSNNFPSNCSVGEREARIISNIVAKRHYRMGHGIGRSSDLEEVQPKAAGSSLMYKLTNALVLEVFRYMGVKSIAGCFLSPMATGMSLVLCMLTFKQDRPRAKYVLWSRIDQKSSFKSIYTAGLEPIVIETKIVGDEVKTDMQRLESQMAALGESIACVLTTTSCFAPRSCDSIDSIAMLCTQYNIPHLVNNAYGLQSTRCMHLIQEASRKGRVDAFVQSTDKNFLVPVGGAIIGSFDKKLLDRTSTMYPGRASASSIMDVMITLLSLGMSGYKQLIAQRKEMYSYLKDELGKLAAKYDERLLDTKGNPISVGMTLQFLNHHNGFQQIHMLRSILFLRNVSGTRVITGVECRHVGSHKFEGWGAHNSNYPVPYLTAAAALGMKRSDVDMFIQRLDKALTKVKRRSAPVTPTASLAGSSINGDTGGAGGPGESSPASTSRASSKDSLRK from the exons ATGAATAATCAGGCATTCAGTCTAGCAGAGAAGCTTATTCCTTCGCTTTATGTACAACAAGGTCTAAATGCAAAAAAAGCACGGGAAAATCTTATTAGACAGTTCATTGAACAT CAAAACTGGCCAGAAGAAGGTTGGGATGATACCACCATAGAAGCATTTCTCTCAGATCTATCCCAAATGGATAGCAACAATTTCCCTTCTAATTGTAGCGTTGGAGAACGTGAAGCTagaattatatcaaatattgttgcaaaacGGCATTATCGAATGGGGCATGGTATAGGTAGATCAAGCGATTTAGAAGAGGTACAACCGAAGGCTGCTGGAAGTagtttaatgtataaattaacaaatgcTTTGGTGCTTGAAGTATTTCGGTATATGG GTGTGAAAAGTATAGCAGGCTGTTTTTTATCACCAATGGCTACAGGAATGAGCTTGGTATTATGTATGTTAACATTTAAACAAGATAGGCCAAGAGCAAAGTATGTTCTGTGGTCTAGAATTGATCAAAAATCAAGTTTCAAGTCAATATATACAGCTGGGTTAGAGCCAATTGttatcgaaacaaaaatagttGGTGATGAAGTGAAAACAGATATGCAAAGACTCGAATCTCAAATGGCAGCTTTAGGTGAAAGCATTGCTTGTGTCCTTACAACGACCAGTTGTTTCGCACCTAGATCATGTGACTCTATCGACTCTATCGCAATGCTATGTACTCAATATAATATTCCCCATTTAGTAAATAATGCATACGG ATTACAAAGTACAAGGTGTATGCATCTTATACAAGAAGCGTCACGAAAAGGTCGTGTCGACGCTTTCGTTCAAAGCACAGATAAGAATTTTCTGGTACCAGTCGGTGGTGCAATCATTGGTTCATTCgataaaaagttattagaTCGCACATCAACAATGTATCCTGGTCGTGCAAGCGCTAGCTCGATTATGGATGTAATGATAACACTGTTAAGCTTAGGAATGTCTGGCTACAAACAATTAATAGCACAACGGAAAGAAATGTATTCATACTTGAAAGATGAACTTGGAAAATTGGCAGCCAAGTATGATGAGAGATTGTTGGATACTAAAGGGAATCCAATATCGGTGGGAATGACCCTTCAATTCTTAAATCACCATAATGgttttcaacaaattcataTGTTACGTTCAATATTATTCCTTCGGAATGTTAGTGGTACAAGAGTAATAACAGGTGTAGAATGTAGACATGTTGGTTCGCATAAATTTGAAG gTTGGGGGGCTCACAATAGTAATTATCCAGTACCATATTtgactgctgctgctgctttgGGAATGAAGAGATCGGACGTGGATATGTTTATACAACGATTAGATAAAGCTTTAACTAAAGTGAAAAGACGTTCAGCTCCAGTGACGCCAACAGCATCTCTTGCTGGATCCAGTATCAATGGAGATACAGGAGGTGCTGGTGGTCCTGGTGAATCTAGCCCAGCTTCAACTAGCCGAGCAAGTAGTAAGGATAGTTTGAGAAAATGA
- the Gcs1 gene encoding mannosyl-oligosaccharide glucosidase isoform X2 has product MAKSKTQDKFTKTKNKIPNPNDVRKESKFKMSVLNTAITTACIAIATWFSYKGYLETRVNTPYDVEKLVTVSGLDVPDRYWGTYRPGVYFGLKTRDPHSLVTGLMWYFPHLLRQDGSGLRHWCEQADKLDRYAWLEHDGRNFGVQEIVDNSVILNTTFVKRPGGKHGGDWSARIAVTSEKQIRDGEEISLLFYTATDEHTKGWIKASLGDEKHITGVEGNTQGLGTFKININVLQGSMEEHSFLATVTPGLSHLKESVLQNFRVATHKGSTKKHIVLSGEQVPLAVDGKKKDANFIVSQITGRIPFSIEVSYESGSFINRGDKLVGKNYERALEMQRRLFNQKFEKVFKLAEKSYTDEEIKFAKMALSNMVGSIGYFYGTSQVQSQYTKGPVPYWKAPLYTAVPSRSFFPRGFLWDEGFHGLLISTWDLEIELDIINHWFDLMNVEGWIPREMILSQEALAKVPEEFVTQINTNANPPMFFLTLQFILKHNQKEILENHFQFLDRLYPRLQTWFNWFNTTQTGDLPSTYRWRGRDGTTNRELNPKTLTSGLDDYPRASHPNIDERHVDLRCWIAAAADIMYQISDIINNPNDKYQETYRYLSDNNLLNKLHWSPNTQTYADFGLHTDKVTLRRQPSPPRSQVQSSEMIRIVLEDPTLKYVKC; this is encoded by the exons ATGGCCAAGAGTAAAACACAggataaatttacaaaaacaaaaaacaaaattccaAATCCTAACGATGTTAGGAAagaaagtaaatttaaaatgtcaGTGTTGAATACTGCAATTACAACTGCATGTATTGCTATTGCAACTTGGTTCAGTTATAAGGGATATTTGGAAACTAGAGTGAATACACCTTATGATGTAGAAAAG TTAGTTACAGTATCTGGACTAGATGTTCCGGATCGATACTGGGGTACTTATCGTCCAGGTGTATATTTCGGATTAAAAACAAGGGATCCCCATTCTTTGGTAACAGGATTAATGTGGTACTTCCCACATTTACTACGTCAGGATGGTAGTGGCCTTAGACATTGGTGTGAACAAGCAGACAAATTGGATAG atatgCGTGGTTGGAACATGATGGAAGAAATTTTGGTGTTCAAGAAATAGTAGATAATTCAGTTATTTTGAATACTACATTTGTTAAAAGACCTGGTGGTAAACATGGTGGAGATTGGTCAGCGAGAATCGCTGTAACATCTGAGAAACAAATACGAGATGGTGAAGAAATTTCTTTACTCTTTTACACTGCCACTGATGAACACACTAAGGGTTGGATTAAAGCCAGTCTTGGTGATGAGAAACATATAACAGGTGTAGAAGGAAATACCCAAGGTTTGGGCACATTTAAGATAAACATTAACGTACTTCAAGGGAGTATGGAGGAGCACTCGTTTTTAGCAACTGTTACTCCTGGTTTGAGCCATTTGAAAGAATCTGTTCTTCAGAATTTTAGAGTTGCCACTCATAAAGGATCTACGAAGAAACATATAGTTTTATCTGGTGAACAAGTACCACTGGCTGTAGATGGAAAGAAGAAAGATGCAAACTTTATTGTATCGCAAATAACAGGAAGAATTCCTTTTTCAATAGAAGTCAGTTATGAGTCTGggagttttataaatagagGTGATAAATTAGTTGGTAAAAATTACGAGCGCGCTCTAGAAATGCAGAGAAGATTATTCAaccaaaaatttgaaaaagtcTTTAAATTGGCTGAAAAGAGTTATACGGACGAAGAAATAAAGTTTGCGAAAATGGCACTGTCGAACATGGTAGGTTCCATAGGCTATTTTTATGGAACTTCGCAAGTGCAAAGCCAATATACTAAAGGACCTGTGCCTTACTGGAAAGCACCTTTGTATACTGCTGTACCGAGTAGAAGCTTTTTCCCGCGAGGTTTTCTATGGGACGAAGGTTTCCATGGCTTACTGATATCGACGTGGGATTTAGAAATTGAACtagatattataaatcacTGGTTCGATTTAATGAACGTTGAAGGATGGATACCAAGAGAAATGATTTTGAGTCAAGAAGCTCTAGCAAAAGTTCCAGAAGAGTTTGTCACTCAAATCAACACAAATGCCAATCCGCCCATGTTCTTTTTAACACTACAGTTTATTCTTAAACACAATCAAAAGGAAATATTGGAGAATCATTTTCAATTCCTTGACAGATTGTATCCTCGTCTTCAGACGTGGTTCAATTGGTTTAACACCACACAAACAGGGGATTTGCCAAGCACGTATAGATGGCGAGGCAGGGATGGTACTACGAATAGAGAATTGAATCCAAAAACCCTTACATCTGGTTTAGATGATTATCCAAGAGCATCTCATCCAAACATTGACGAACGACACGTTGATTTACGTTGTTGGATCGCAGCTGCCGCTGATATCATGTATCAGATTagtgatattataaataatcctaATGATAAGTATCAGGAGACGTATCGATATCTAtcggataataatttattaaataaattacactgGTCGCCGAATACACAGACTTATGCTGATTTTGGCTTGCATACAGATAAAGTAACATTAAGAAGACAACCTTCACCTCCGAGATCCCAAGTGCAATCATCAGAAATGATACGTATTGTTTTAGAAGATCCGACTTTAAAATAT GTAAAGTGTTAG
- the Gcs1 gene encoding mannosyl-oligosaccharide glucosidase isoform X1 has protein sequence MAKSKTQDKFTKTKNKIPNPNDVRKESKFKMSVLNTAITTACIAIATWFSYKGYLETRVNTPYDVEKLVTVSGLDVPDRYWGTYRPGVYFGLKTRDPHSLVTGLMWYFPHLLRQDGSGLRHWCEQADKLDRYAWLEHDGRNFGVQEIVDNSVILNTTFVKRPGGKHGGDWSARIAVTSEKQIRDGEEISLLFYTATDEHTKGWIKASLGDEKHITGVEGNTQGLGTFKININVLQGSMEEHSFLATVTPGLSHLKESVLQNFRVATHKGSTKKHIVLSGEQVPLAVDGKKKDANFIVSQITGRIPFSIEVSYESGSFINRGDKLVGKNYERALEMQRRLFNQKFEKVFKLAEKSYTDEEIKFAKMALSNMVGSIGYFYGTSQVQSQYTKGPVPYWKAPLYTAVPSRSFFPRGFLWDEGFHGLLISTWDLEIELDIINHWFDLMNVEGWIPREMILSQEALAKVPEEFVTQINTNANPPMFFLTLQFILKHNQKEILENHFQFLDRLYPRLQTWFNWFNTTQTGDLPSTYRWRGRDGTTNRELNPKTLTSGLDDYPRASHPNIDERHVDLRCWIAAAADIMYQISDIINNPNDKYQETYRYLSDNNLLNKLHWSPNTQTYADFGLHTDKVTLRRQPSPPRSQVQSSEMIRIVLEDPTLKYVDSSFGYISLFPYILQIIDPESPQLGKVLEDLTNPNLLWTTYGLRSLAKTSPLYMKYNTEHDAPYWRGAIWMNMNYLTVRATHYYSNIEGPYQEKAKIIYQNLRLNLIQNIIKKYKKSGYVWENYGDVNGDGKGSHPFTGWTSLTVLLMAEIY, from the exons ATGGCCAAGAGTAAAACACAggataaatttacaaaaacaaaaaacaaaattccaAATCCTAACGATGTTAGGAAagaaagtaaatttaaaatgtcaGTGTTGAATACTGCAATTACAACTGCATGTATTGCTATTGCAACTTGGTTCAGTTATAAGGGATATTTGGAAACTAGAGTGAATACACCTTATGATGTAGAAAAG TTAGTTACAGTATCTGGACTAGATGTTCCGGATCGATACTGGGGTACTTATCGTCCAGGTGTATATTTCGGATTAAAAACAAGGGATCCCCATTCTTTGGTAACAGGATTAATGTGGTACTTCCCACATTTACTACGTCAGGATGGTAGTGGCCTTAGACATTGGTGTGAACAAGCAGACAAATTGGATAG atatgCGTGGTTGGAACATGATGGAAGAAATTTTGGTGTTCAAGAAATAGTAGATAATTCAGTTATTTTGAATACTACATTTGTTAAAAGACCTGGTGGTAAACATGGTGGAGATTGGTCAGCGAGAATCGCTGTAACATCTGAGAAACAAATACGAGATGGTGAAGAAATTTCTTTACTCTTTTACACTGCCACTGATGAACACACTAAGGGTTGGATTAAAGCCAGTCTTGGTGATGAGAAACATATAACAGGTGTAGAAGGAAATACCCAAGGTTTGGGCACATTTAAGATAAACATTAACGTACTTCAAGGGAGTATGGAGGAGCACTCGTTTTTAGCAACTGTTACTCCTGGTTTGAGCCATTTGAAAGAATCTGTTCTTCAGAATTTTAGAGTTGCCACTCATAAAGGATCTACGAAGAAACATATAGTTTTATCTGGTGAACAAGTACCACTGGCTGTAGATGGAAAGAAGAAAGATGCAAACTTTATTGTATCGCAAATAACAGGAAGAATTCCTTTTTCAATAGAAGTCAGTTATGAGTCTGggagttttataaatagagGTGATAAATTAGTTGGTAAAAATTACGAGCGCGCTCTAGAAATGCAGAGAAGATTATTCAaccaaaaatttgaaaaagtcTTTAAATTGGCTGAAAAGAGTTATACGGACGAAGAAATAAAGTTTGCGAAAATGGCACTGTCGAACATGGTAGGTTCCATAGGCTATTTTTATGGAACTTCGCAAGTGCAAAGCCAATATACTAAAGGACCTGTGCCTTACTGGAAAGCACCTTTGTATACTGCTGTACCGAGTAGAAGCTTTTTCCCGCGAGGTTTTCTATGGGACGAAGGTTTCCATGGCTTACTGATATCGACGTGGGATTTAGAAATTGAACtagatattataaatcacTGGTTCGATTTAATGAACGTTGAAGGATGGATACCAAGAGAAATGATTTTGAGTCAAGAAGCTCTAGCAAAAGTTCCAGAAGAGTTTGTCACTCAAATCAACACAAATGCCAATCCGCCCATGTTCTTTTTAACACTACAGTTTATTCTTAAACACAATCAAAAGGAAATATTGGAGAATCATTTTCAATTCCTTGACAGATTGTATCCTCGTCTTCAGACGTGGTTCAATTGGTTTAACACCACACAAACAGGGGATTTGCCAAGCACGTATAGATGGCGAGGCAGGGATGGTACTACGAATAGAGAATTGAATCCAAAAACCCTTACATCTGGTTTAGATGATTATCCAAGAGCATCTCATCCAAACATTGACGAACGACACGTTGATTTACGTTGTTGGATCGCAGCTGCCGCTGATATCATGTATCAGATTagtgatattataaataatcctaATGATAAGTATCAGGAGACGTATCGATATCTAtcggataataatttattaaataaattacactgGTCGCCGAATACACAGACTTATGCTGATTTTGGCTTGCATACAGATAAAGTAACATTAAGAAGACAACCTTCACCTCCGAGATCCCAAGTGCAATCATCAGAAATGATACGTATTGTTTTAGAAGATCCGACTTTAAAATATGTAGACTCATCTTTTGGTTACATCTCATTATTCccatatattttacaaattattgatCCTGAATCTCCGCAATTAGGTAAAGTGTTAGAAGATTTAACGAATCCTAATCTTCTATGGACTACATATGGCCTACGTTCACTCGCGAAGACATCTCcattatacatgaaatataacaCCGAACATGATGCTCCTTATTGGAGAGGTGCGATTTGGATGAATATGAATTACTTAACAGTAAGAGCAACTCATTATTATTCCAATATAGAAGGACCGTATCAAGAAAaagcgaaaattatttatcagaaTTTAAGGCTAAATTTGATACAGAATATCatcaaaaagtataaaaagtcTGGATATGTATGGGAAAATTATGGAGACGTTAATGGAGATGGTAAAGGAAGCCATCCATTTACTGGTTGGACATCTTTAACTGTTCTACTTATGGCAGAAATCTATTag
- the Arp1 gene encoding actin-related protein 1, translated as MEPYDVIINQPVVIDNGSGVIKAGFAGDQIPKCSFPNYIGRPKHTRIMAGALEGNTFMGLVAEEHRGLLSLNYPMEHGVVTDWNDMERIWSYIYSKEQLATFSEEHPVLLTEAPLNPRKNREKAAEIFFDTFNVPALFISMQAVLSLYATGRTTGVVLDSGDGVTHAVPIYEGFAMPHSIMRVDIAGRDVTRHLRLLLRKEGINFKTTAEFEIVRTIKERICYLASNPQKEETVDTEKFQYLLPDGSYLEIGPARFRAPEVLFRPDLIGEEYEGLHEVLTYSIQKSDIDLRKVLFQNIVLSGGSTLFRGFGDRLLSEIRKMAPKEVKIRISAPQERLYSTWIGGSILASLDTFKKMWVSKREYEEAGMRAIHRKTF; from the exons atgGAGCCCTATGATGTCATAATTAATCAGCCTGTGGTAATCGATAAT GGTTCAGGAGTAATCAAAGCAGGATTTGCAGGTGATCAGATACCAAAATGCAGTTTTCCCAATTA TATTGGAAGACCCAAACACACTCGTATTATGGCTGGTGCTTTGGAAGGAAATACGTTTATGGGTCTAGTCGCAGAAGAACATCGTGGCCTTTTATCTCTCAATTATCCAATGGAACATGGAGTTGTTACAGACTGGAATGATATGGAAAGAATTTGGTCTTACATATATAGTAAAGAACAATTAGCTACGTTTAGTGAAGAACATCCAGTCTTACTAACGGAAGCACCTCTTAATCCaagaaaaaatcgtgaaaaagcagcagaaatattttttgacacATTCAATGTACCAGCTTTATTTATCTCAATGCAAGCTGTGCTTAGTCT aTACGCTACAGGACGAACGACTGGAGTTGTTTTAGATTCAGGAGATGGTGTCACGCATGCGGTACCTATTTATGAAGGTTTTGCTATGCCTCATAGTATTATGAGGGTCGATATAGCAGGCCGTGATGTTACAAGACATCTTCGACTCCTTCTACGTAAAGAgggtattaatttcaaaacaaCAGcagaatttgaaattgttaggACAATTAAAGAACGTATATGCTATCTCGCTAGTAATCCTCAGAAAGAGGAAACAGTCGATACAGAgaagtttcaatatttattgcccGATGGTAGTTACTTAGAg aTTGGTCCAGCTCGGTTTCGAGCTCCCGAAGTGCTCTTTAGACCAGATTTGATCGGTGAAGAATATGAAGGACTCCATGAAGTGTTAACATATTCCATTCAGAAGTCTGATATAGATTTGAGGAAAGTATTATTCCAGAACATTGTCTTGTCCGGAGGATCAACACTATTCCGT GGATTTGGTGACAGACTGTTATCTGAAATTCGTAAAATGGCACCAAAGGAAGTCAAAATTAGg ATATCGGCGCCTCAAGAACGATTGTATAGCACCTGGATTGGTGGGTCCATTTTAGCTTCTTTAGATACATTTAAGAAGATGTGGGTTAGTAAAAGGGAATACGAAGAAGCTGGTATGAGAGCGATTCATCGTAAAACAttctga